The following are encoded in a window of Arvicanthis niloticus isolate mArvNil1 chromosome 1, mArvNil1.pat.X, whole genome shotgun sequence genomic DNA:
- the Ric3 gene encoding protein RIC-3 isoform X3, whose amino-acid sequence MEKLINRVGPNGESRAQTVTSDQEKRLLHQLREITRVMKEGKFIDTSPEKEAEEAPYMEDWEGYPEETYPMYDLSDGIKRRQETILVDYPDPKEPSAEEIAEQMGELEEEGSEHLSWDRLPTDPGAQKENSVTLCDPKPESCSCCFHEEEDPAVLAENAGFSADGYSEQEEATKENLLQDFTNEGLGISTDNTHMGGTLRKRNPQGFE is encoded by the exons ATGGAAAAATTAATCAACAGAGTGGGACCTAATGGTGAGAG CAGAGCACAGACTGTGACTTCTGACCAAGAGAAACGATTACTGCATCAGCTCCGAGAAATCACCAGGGTCATGAAAGAAGGCAAGTTCATTGACACATCTCCAgagaaggaagctgaggaagCCCCATACATGGAGGACTGGGAAG GTTACCCAGAAGAGACATATCCAATGTATGACCTTTCGGATGGTATCAAGCGTAGGCAAGAAACAATCCTGGTGGATTACCCTGATCCGAAAGAGCCCTCTGCTGAAGAAATAGCTGAACAAATGGGAGAATTAGAAGAGGAAGGATCAGAGCATTTGAGCTGGGATCGTTTGCCCACTGACCCTGGAGCCCAGAAGGAGAATTCTGTTACCCTGTGTGATCCTAAACCAGAATCATGCTCCTGCTGTTTTCATGAAGAAGAGGATCCTGCTGTCTTGGCAGAGAACGCTGGCTTCAGTGCAGATGGCTACAGTGAGCAAGAGGAAGCCACCAAGGAAAACTTGCTCCAAGACTTTACGAATGAAGGGCTGGGGATCAGCACTGATAATACACACATGGGTGGCACGCTAAGGAAGCGCAATCCCCAGGGTTTTGAGTGA